A DNA window from Pseudobdellovibrionaceae bacterium contains the following coding sequences:
- a CDS encoding alpha/beta hydrolase: protein MQLFESYLSNKQHTIFYQTWSGKAPLKGHVLITHGWNEHSSCYENFAKFLTDNSWKVWAYDLRGHGKSSGNRGSIDSLSSYSSDLNKMIDLINAEKKSTEKVISFAHSLGACINVLSWTKSIEQKVDALSLSSPAMGVKDSGSKWKLILAHIGLRYFPQLAIKHNIPTSQLTSDKKIQKNAYNDPYRHHKISPYLFHIMDTAYAKAQKPLLTLHKPTLIQASGIDKIVDFKKTTQMFEKIPAKSKHLKVYLNSEHEVLNDIEKEQVYTDFIEFAENLPQ from the coding sequence TGTTTTAATTACCCATGGTTGGAACGAGCATTCTTCTTGTTATGAAAATTTTGCCAAGTTTTTAACAGATAACTCTTGGAAGGTTTGGGCTTATGATTTACGCGGACATGGAAAAAGTTCTGGAAATCGCGGCAGCATCGACTCTTTATCTAGTTACAGCTCTGATCTTAACAAAATGATAGACCTAATAAATGCAGAAAAAAAATCAACAGAGAAGGTAATTTCTTTTGCTCATTCTTTGGGTGCCTGCATTAATGTGCTGTCCTGGACAAAAAGCATAGAACAAAAAGTAGACGCCTTAAGCTTAAGTTCGCCAGCCATGGGAGTAAAAGACTCCGGCTCAAAGTGGAAACTGATTTTGGCCCATATTGGCTTAAGGTATTTTCCACAATTAGCTATCAAACACAATATTCCCACAAGCCAACTGACTTCTGACAAAAAAATACAAAAAAACGCCTACAACGACCCTTACAGGCATCATAAAATTTCTCCTTATTTATTTCATATAATGGACACCGCATACGCCAAAGCACAAAAACCGCTTTTAACCTTACATAAACCCACTCTTATTCAAGCTTCTGGAATAGATAAAATAGTAGATTTTAAAAAAACTACACAAATGTTTGAAAAAATACCTGCAAAATCTAAGCATCTAAAAGTCTATTTAAACAGCGAACATGAAGTTTTAAATGACATAGAAAAAGAACAAGTATATACAGATTTTATAGAGTTTGCAGAAAATTTACCACAGTAA